From Candidatus Pedobacter colombiensis, one genomic window encodes:
- a CDS encoding glycosyltransferase: MTLFFTIATTNYLPFAVSLLDSVKQQHPEFQVCICLTDYLKPETITQNKLMSKHPILQLHELAAEEFDFITQNYNPMQLANSSKVLFAKHFLDKPEIKQVIFGDSDMLFFGSLPENVINEHDIIFTPHFTSPPPIEMKRQELEVLNAGLFNGGFFKLRKSEETEKYISWLKERSVLECIYDFKRGYYGEQLWLNFVPLYFKSAHIELNQGLNVAYWNLHERMITQKDGMFMVNESIPLSFFHFSGWDYNNPLGISKWTLFNLEMRPDIKPLLIKYHEALKNNEYEHFINMPNYYTAKNNSQKKPFFKKLKHKLFRKKTSI; the protein is encoded by the coding sequence ATGACGTTATTTTTCACAATTGCAACTACGAATTACCTGCCGTTTGCTGTTTCTTTATTAGATTCAGTAAAACAACAGCATCCGGAGTTTCAAGTTTGCATCTGCCTTACTGATTATTTAAAGCCGGAAACGATAACCCAAAATAAATTGATGAGTAAACACCCTATTCTTCAGCTGCATGAATTAGCTGCCGAAGAGTTTGATTTTATTACTCAGAATTACAATCCAATGCAATTGGCGAATAGCTCAAAAGTCTTATTTGCCAAACATTTTCTTGATAAGCCAGAGATTAAACAAGTCATCTTTGGCGATTCAGACATGCTATTTTTTGGCTCTTTACCCGAAAATGTGATCAATGAGCATGATATCATTTTTACACCACATTTTACAAGTCCACCGCCAATTGAAATGAAAAGGCAAGAGCTGGAAGTGTTAAATGCCGGCTTATTTAATGGCGGCTTTTTTAAGCTTAGAAAATCTGAGGAAACAGAAAAATACATCAGCTGGCTTAAGGAAAGGTCTGTATTAGAATGTATATATGATTTTAAAAGAGGATACTATGGCGAGCAGTTATGGCTCAATTTTGTGCCCCTTTATTTTAAAAGTGCCCACATCGAACTAAACCAAGGCTTAAATGTTGCTTACTGGAATTTGCATGAACGAATGATTACACAGAAAGACGGTATGTTTATGGTGAATGAGTCTATCCCTCTTTCCTTTTTTCATTTTAGTGGCTGGGATTATAACAACCCTCTGGGCATTTCTAAATGGACATTGTTTAATCTGGAAATGCGGCCTGATATCAAGCCTCTACTCATCAAATACCATGAGGCTTTGAAAAACAATGAGTATGAACATTTCATTAACATGCCAAACTATTACACAGCAAAAAACAACTCACAAAAAAAACCATTTTTTAAAAAACTAAAACATAAACTTTTTAGAAAAAAGACGAGTATATAA
- a CDS encoding glycosyltransferase family 10, which yields MKLKSLLTRLGLSKPILDYTYLPDESHIEVLNCWTTEAERLWHYQYVKHHFAKNLSQQNSLLISSVFGPKQAIKLSKSYIKLFYTGENVMRYRDYKDHCNNMVDLMIGFDYLDHERYQRFPYWLEPFFSPKTDSKMIRQTVSNFVNKDICREENKKFTSLVSSHDDGKIRTILFNSLNKIDRVTSAGKLLNNSQALNKDFGDNKEQFIGHYKFNICPENSNRKGYVTEKVFEAIRSNTIPIYWGSNNNPEPDVLNKDAILFYDGPDSLNRLNKQVAELHHNPKLYQEFLNQPKFQPNAAEYIIHIFDSLNTKVQKILAQKN from the coding sequence ATGAAATTAAAATCTCTACTAACACGACTAGGGCTGTCAAAACCCATATTAGATTACACCTACCTCCCAGATGAAAGCCATATAGAAGTATTAAATTGCTGGACTACTGAAGCAGAAAGACTATGGCACTATCAATATGTGAAGCATCATTTTGCTAAAAATTTATCTCAGCAGAATTCATTGCTAATCAGCTCCGTTTTCGGCCCAAAACAAGCCATCAAATTAAGTAAAAGCTATATCAAATTATTTTACACTGGTGAAAATGTAATGCGGTATCGAGACTATAAAGACCATTGTAATAATATGGTCGATCTAATGATAGGATTTGATTATCTAGACCATGAACGTTATCAACGGTTCCCCTACTGGTTGGAACCTTTCTTTTCGCCAAAAACAGATAGCAAAATGATCCGTCAAACGGTATCTAACTTTGTGAATAAAGATATTTGCAGAGAAGAGAACAAGAAATTTACATCTTTAGTGAGCAGCCATGACGACGGAAAGATCAGAACCATATTATTCAACAGCCTCAATAAAATTGATAGAGTAACAAGTGCCGGTAAACTTTTGAACAATTCTCAAGCATTAAATAAAGATTTTGGCGATAATAAGGAACAGTTTATCGGTCATTATAAATTCAACATTTGCCCGGAAAACTCCAACCGCAAAGGTTATGTCACAGAAAAAGTCTTTGAAGCTATAAGAAGCAATACCATCCCTATTTATTGGGGGAGCAACAACAATCCGGAACCGGATGTATTGAATAAAGATGCTATTTTATTCTATGATGGGCCAGATAGCTTAAATCGCTTAAATAAGCAGGTAGCAGAGCTGCATCATAATCCAAAGTTGTATCAGGAATTTTTGAACCAGCCTAAATTTCAGCCAAATGCAGCAGAATATATCATCCATATATTTGACAGTTTAAATACCAAAGTTCAAAAGATCTTGGCACAAAAAAATTAA
- a CDS encoding glycosyltransferase family 2 protein, with translation MAIKNPKISIISVNYNNQEGLARTIDSVTGQTYEHTEYIIVDGGSTDGSKEVILEHEPRISHWVSEPDRGVFHAMNKGIELATGEYLLFINSGDFLIDDRVLEDIVAQGLNADLVYGNIRLLNGSDQRDWRPERELSFKTFYDRSIPHQSTLIKRTLFSQIGCYTEQYQIVSDWEFFLLAICKYQCTYVYIDRFIAGFTEDGISSNPQNFGKMHEERHDVYNRHFSAFIKDYEKFELLEKEMKKIAFFSHARHFVKRMLKSVRLGPSV, from the coding sequence ATGGCCATTAAAAATCCAAAAATATCAATTATATCTGTTAATTATAATAATCAGGAAGGATTAGCGCGGACGATAGATTCGGTTACTGGTCAAACGTATGAGCATACGGAATATATTATTGTAGATGGTGGATCAACAGATGGTAGTAAGGAAGTTATACTTGAGCATGAACCAAGGATAAGCCACTGGGTAAGTGAGCCTGACAGAGGGGTATTTCATGCTATGAATAAAGGGATTGAACTGGCTACTGGTGAGTATTTGCTTTTTATCAATAGCGGAGACTTTTTAATTGATGATCGGGTACTTGAAGATATTGTAGCACAGGGTCTAAATGCAGATCTGGTCTATGGAAACATCCGATTGCTGAATGGATCAGATCAACGGGATTGGCGTCCAGAGCGGGAATTAAGTTTTAAGACTTTTTATGATAGAAGTATTCCTCACCAGTCGACTTTGATAAAACGAACTTTGTTTAGTCAGATTGGATGCTATACAGAGCAATATCAAATTGTGTCTGACTGGGAGTTTTTTTTGCTGGCAATTTGCAAGTACCAATGTACCTATGTCTATATTGACAGATTTATAGCCGGCTTTACAGAGGACGGTATTAGTTCAAATCCGCAGAACTTTGGTAAAATGCATGAAGAGCGGCATGACGTTTATAACCGACATTTTAGTGCATTTATTAAAGACTATGAGAAATTTGAGCTTTTAGAAAAGGAGATGAAAAAGATCGCTTTTTTTAGCCATGCACGGCACTTTGTCAAAAGAATGCTAAAGTCTGTAAGACTAGGGCCTTCAGTATAA
- a CDS encoding glycosyltransferase family 1 protein: MIKVLFDHQIFDRQTYGGISRYFANIIKGGNSAGEIEMIKGFLYTNNYYLQQNSINFSELLLSTFLKKSKHIYKKNNNYCNRLLSRGNFEVFHPTYFDTYFLDQLKKPLVITIHDMTYEEMPEYFPNNDPLPEQKRLLANRADKIIAISETTKTDIIKHLQVDANKIHVIPHGIDNKAPKYEEVENLPENYLLFVGSRSGYKNFFMFARAFKILTEKHKDIVLLLAGGGPLETGDSEFLIRNGIFDKTRQISATDSQLNMLYKNALCFVFPSLYEGFGIPILEAFKNNCPVILSNCSCFPEIAGDAALYFNPDSIESLAHQIETLITNKSLKSKLITAGKKKLETYTLDKCIKQTIELYKSLVD, from the coding sequence ATGATAAAAGTTCTTTTTGATCATCAGATATTCGACCGGCAAACTTATGGGGGCATTTCAAGATACTTTGCAAACATTATAAAAGGAGGCAATAGCGCAGGTGAAATAGAGATGATAAAGGGCTTTCTCTACACCAACAATTATTACCTCCAACAAAATAGTATAAACTTTAGTGAATTGTTGCTATCTACTTTTCTTAAAAAATCAAAACATATATATAAAAAAAACAACAACTACTGTAATCGACTCCTAAGTAGAGGTAATTTCGAGGTTTTTCATCCAACGTATTTTGACACCTATTTTCTTGATCAACTAAAAAAGCCATTGGTCATAACAATACATGACATGACTTATGAAGAAATGCCAGAATATTTCCCAAATAATGACCCCTTACCGGAGCAAAAAAGACTTTTGGCAAATCGGGCAGATAAGATCATAGCAATCTCAGAAACCACCAAAACAGATATTATTAAACATCTTCAGGTAGATGCGAACAAAATCCATGTCATTCCTCATGGTATAGACAATAAAGCTCCAAAATATGAGGAAGTTGAAAACTTACCAGAAAACTACCTCCTTTTTGTTGGTAGCCGCAGTGGCTACAAAAATTTTTTCATGTTTGCCCGTGCATTTAAAATACTCACCGAGAAGCACAAAGACATAGTTTTATTACTTGCTGGCGGAGGTCCACTGGAAACCGGCGATTCTGAATTTTTGATCCGCAATGGGATTTTTGATAAAACAAGACAAATTTCGGCAACTGACTCACAATTAAATATGCTCTACAAAAATGCCTTATGCTTCGTTTTCCCTTCCTTGTATGAAGGTTTTGGAATTCCGATACTAGAAGCCTTCAAAAATAACTGCCCTGTGATACTCAGCAATTGCAGTTGTTTTCCAGAAATTGCTGGCGATGCCGCTTTATATTTTAATCCCGATTCTATCGAATCACTCGCTCATCAAATAGAAACACTAATAACAAACAAATCTCTAAAAAGCAAACTAATCACCGCTGGCAAGAAAAAACTGGAAACATATACGCTTGACAAATGTATCAAACAGACAATCGAACTTTATAAATCGCTTGTTGATTAA
- a CDS encoding nucleotide-diphospho-sugar transferase has protein sequence MENYQVKSPVLFLIFNRPDTTERVFEQIRIARPAKLYIAADGPRLGKEGEDKLCRDTLSIVDKVDWDCEVRTRFQKSNLGCKNAISSAIDWFFENEEEGIILEDDCLPANSFFYYCDTLLEKYRLDTRIRHIAGCNLHRTETWGTASTYFANQTHVWGWASWRRVWKDYDKELTAYHEDEIRHQLSNIFNDSFVLDTWVNIFKDVKAGKIDTWDYQLAFINYFNNSLSINPNVNLISNIGFGEAATHTFDPNHTYSNIPLGEISEITFPKYTLPEKAADYAMFVRDFNLKERWRKHNKLKYKIKRWFKKKFSS, from the coding sequence ATGGAAAATTATCAAGTAAAATCCCCAGTATTATTTCTGATATTCAATAGACCCGATACAACTGAAAGAGTTTTTGAACAAATAAGAATAGCAAGGCCTGCCAAATTGTATATAGCCGCTGATGGGCCCAGATTAGGTAAAGAAGGTGAAGATAAATTGTGTAGAGACACGCTTTCCATAGTCGACAAGGTAGATTGGGACTGCGAGGTGAGAACCCGCTTTCAAAAAAGCAATCTCGGCTGTAAAAATGCGATTTCTTCTGCAATAGATTGGTTTTTTGAAAATGAAGAAGAAGGTATTATTCTGGAAGATGATTGTTTACCTGCAAATAGCTTCTTTTATTACTGTGATACACTATTGGAAAAGTACAGACTGGATACACGCATTAGACATATTGCAGGATGTAACCTTCACCGAACAGAAACCTGGGGCACAGCCTCTACTTACTTTGCAAATCAAACACATGTTTGGGGTTGGGCAAGTTGGCGAAGGGTATGGAAGGATTATGATAAAGAACTGACAGCATATCATGAAGATGAAATCAGACATCAATTAAGTAATATCTTTAATGACTCCTTTGTCTTGGATACCTGGGTGAACATATTCAAAGATGTTAAAGCCGGTAAAATTGACACCTGGGATTATCAACTTGCATTTATAAATTATTTTAACAATAGCCTTTCCATTAATCCGAATGTCAACCTTATTTCAAATATCGGCTTTGGTGAAGCGGCTACGCACACTTTTGATCCCAATCATACGTATTCAAATATCCCCTTAGGAGAAATTTCGGAAATCACCTTTCCTAAATATACCTTGCCCGAAAAGGCTGCAGATTATGCTATGTTTGTACGTGACTTCAATTTAAAAGAGCGATGGAGAAAGCACAATAAGTTAAAATACAAGATAAAAAGATGGTTTAAGAAAAAGTTTAGCAGCTAA
- a CDS encoding acyltransferase, producing MELVKTKRKGKNFEFVDTIRCISMIGIVFEHCTMIGEPHYENFYSSMFQASVMQFFKFSTIAFFLIAGFLINHKFTEYTPWEYLKNRFKNTIKPWLLWINVLIALNVITLIIKCFRRGWNEFPSNFYSYLLEQYHHTIFFTSFWFILNFLICIGILLIFKKYIYKLWFGVVLAIVSLFYSVNLYHKWIITSHSTALFGFVFYLWLGVILNKYYDQFNLWLSRVSIWIIVAVTCLFFLFADLEAVYLRELGINDAYNTLRFTNILYSLFFFLLLLKNGPISMINKYLNPRETTFGIYLVHWIIITHAVGEIFRPFKYNMNTITLIDAMSYSILRFLVTYMISFGLVTIIRHTSFKWSIGAG from the coding sequence ATGGAGCTAGTAAAAACGAAACGTAAAGGTAAAAATTTTGAATTTGTAGATACAATCAGGTGCATATCAATGATTGGGATTGTGTTTGAACACTGTACAATGATTGGCGAGCCACATTACGAGAATTTCTATTCCAGTATGTTTCAAGCTTCAGTAATGCAGTTTTTTAAGTTTTCAACTATTGCATTTTTTCTAATCGCGGGTTTTCTTATTAATCATAAATTTACTGAGTATACTCCTTGGGAGTATCTTAAAAACAGGTTTAAAAATACCATAAAGCCGTGGTTATTATGGATTAATGTGCTGATCGCTCTAAATGTAATAACTCTTATTATAAAATGTTTCAGGCGGGGTTGGAATGAATTTCCTTCGAATTTTTATTCCTATTTACTTGAGCAATACCATCATACTATCTTTTTCACAAGTTTTTGGTTTATTTTAAATTTTCTGATTTGCATTGGTATCCTGCTTATTTTTAAAAAGTACATCTACAAGCTTTGGTTTGGAGTAGTTTTGGCTATAGTTTCCTTATTTTATAGTGTTAATCTATATCATAAATGGATTATTACTAGTCATAGTACGGCATTGTTCGGATTTGTATTTTATCTGTGGTTAGGGGTGATACTAAATAAGTATTACGATCAATTTAATTTATGGCTAAGTAGGGTTTCAATTTGGATAATTGTTGCTGTTACATGTTTGTTCTTTTTATTTGCGGATTTAGAAGCTGTGTATTTGAGGGAACTAGGTATCAATGATGCATATAATACTTTGCGTTTTACTAATATTTTATATTCTCTATTTTTTTTCTTGTTGTTGTTAAAGAATGGGCCAATTTCCATGATTAATAAATATTTAAATCCAAGGGAAACCACTTTTGGTATATACCTTGTGCATTGGATAATAATAACACATGCAGTAGGTGAAATCTTCAGGCCATTTAAATATAATATGAATACTATAACACTTATAGACGCTATGTCTTACAGTATTTTAAGGTTTTTAGTCACTTATATGATTAGTTTTGGCCTGGTAACGATAATTCGACATACGAGCTTTAAATGGTCTATAGGCGCAGGTTAA
- a CDS encoding GDSL-type esterase/lipase family protein, with amino-acid sequence MGVYNMIRGFGLACLFTLLSFVCFAQGRPPVCGPFAQFYNKDSINIVTFGASTVQGVPAPLNFQGPLKSFLENCYKGKPIVITNYGIAGETTTEGLNRFDVAIANQSGFLLILMGANDAVQIADGKARVSTTIANMREMVTRAKNHNLTVIIGTLQYFVEPPGKGSDARLAQRRNRVIDQINAAYASLTKELNIGLADFNAVIGRNKQLYSDDIHPNARGYHVLAFVFFDAINQMISERFQAAGVLQNYPNPANAFTKLRFNLSSAAAVKVSLYNVMGQRIGVVFDDYRNAGYHEEEISTLQYSPGMYFLVFEMLDLRFTKKIVIVH; translated from the coding sequence ATGGGGGTTTATAATATGATCAGGGGATTTGGTTTAGCATGTTTATTTACATTACTCAGTTTTGTGTGTTTTGCGCAAGGAAGACCGCCCGTTTGTGGACCTTTTGCTCAGTTTTATAATAAAGACAGCATCAATATCGTAACCTTTGGCGCGAGTACTGTACAAGGAGTTCCTGCTCCTTTGAATTTTCAAGGGCCATTAAAATCTTTCCTTGAGAACTGTTATAAAGGAAAGCCTATTGTGATTACAAATTATGGTATCGCCGGTGAAACAACCACTGAAGGATTAAATCGTTTTGATGTGGCAATAGCTAATCAGAGCGGATTTTTACTGATTTTAATGGGGGCTAATGATGCCGTTCAAATCGCGGATGGCAAGGCAAGGGTGAGTACTACCATTGCCAATATGCGCGAAATGGTTACCCGTGCAAAAAATCATAACCTGACAGTTATTATTGGTACACTTCAATATTTTGTTGAGCCACCAGGTAAGGGCTCCGATGCAAGACTTGCTCAACGTAGAAATCGGGTGATTGACCAGATTAATGCAGCTTATGCTAGTCTTACAAAAGAATTAAATATTGGCTTAGCTGATTTTAATGCTGTTATAGGAAGGAATAAGCAATTGTATTCAGATGATATCCATCCAAATGCCAGAGGCTATCATGTTTTGGCTTTCGTTTTTTTTGATGCAATTAATCAAATGATTTCTGAACGCTTTCAGGCAGCCGGTGTTTTACAGAATTACCCTAATCCCGCTAATGCATTTACAAAACTTAGATTTAATTTATCATCTGCCGCTGCAGTTAAAGTTAGCCTGTACAATGTTATGGGACAGCGCATTGGTGTTGTTTTTGACGATTATAGAAATGCAGGTTATCATGAGGAGGAAATTTCTACATTACAATATTCTCCAGGGATGTATTTCCTGGTTTTTGAAATGCTTGACCTAAGGTTTACCAAGAAGATTGTGATTGTTCACTGA
- a CDS encoding methyltransferase, TIGR04325 family has product MFKIKNAFKKKPKNVNQYGWFGNFNSWNEAKSSAFGYEASNILEKTKQSLLKIKNGEAIYERDSVLFDKKEYPYSIISSLLYIAIKNNNKLNVVDFGGSLGSTWFQVRDFIPSEIEVSWSIVEQAAYIDEGKKYFADDVLDFYYTIEDCIAAKKNVNVVLLSSVVQYLEKPHEFLDQLSSYQIDYLLFDRTAFINEPSLDRLTLQIVPPEIYEARYPSWFFNEARFLNHFSSYQLKADFFSFVEGERFMSIDHKVVAYDKGFLFEKKK; this is encoded by the coding sequence ATGTTCAAGATTAAAAATGCTTTTAAAAAGAAACCTAAAAATGTCAATCAATATGGTTGGTTTGGAAACTTTAATAGTTGGAATGAAGCAAAAAGCAGTGCCTTTGGATACGAGGCAAGCAACATTCTTGAAAAAACAAAGCAGTCATTATTAAAAATCAAGAATGGTGAGGCTATATATGAACGGGATTCTGTGTTATTTGATAAAAAAGAGTATCCCTATTCAATTATCTCTTCCTTATTGTATATTGCTATCAAAAATAATAATAAGTTAAATGTGGTCGATTTTGGAGGGTCATTAGGAAGTACCTGGTTTCAGGTTCGTGACTTTATTCCTTCGGAAATTGAAGTGAGCTGGTCGATTGTTGAACAAGCGGCATATATTGACGAAGGTAAAAAGTACTTTGCTGATGATGTTTTGGATTTTTACTATACTATAGAGGATTGTATTGCGGCTAAAAAGAATGTAAATGTGGTTTTGCTTTCGAGCGTTGTTCAATATCTCGAAAAACCACACGAATTCCTGGATCAATTAAGTAGCTACCAGATCGATTACCTGCTTTTTGATAGAACGGCATTTATTAACGAGCCCTCTTTAGATAGACTTACCCTACAAATTGTGCCGCCTGAAATTTATGAAGCTAGATATCCATCCTGGTTTTTTAATGAGGCTAGATTTTTAAATCATTTCAGTTCTTACCAACTTAAAGCAGATTTCTTTTCTTTTGTTGAAGGTGAACGGTTTATGTCAATAGACCATAAGGTCGTTGCATATGACAAAGGCTTTTTGTTCGAGAAAAAGAAGTGA
- the infB gene encoding translation initiation factor IF-2, whose product MSDDKPIILFKAVKELNVGIATAVEFLEKKGFSVENKPTTKLSRDMYNALLKEFQGDKIVKEEANQIVIGKIRRDEPEVTDKVAEAPRKNVEFENEGILIKNLHSYTPPAEKPKEEAPAAEKVEEKAEEGSLPGVKIVGKINLDDLNAKTRPVKKEDAPAPEPKAETSVVPVAPVAPVEKAPEPVKEVEKPVEQPVAEIKPEPVKPVETPKAEEQPKPAAEAPAVKAPEPVVTPKVTPEPPKVEKPEETEVIKARSVKLSGPNIIGKITLPVTPDRKSQPVASSGESADAKRKRKRKKTPGGHPGQAGHGQQHGGGQNQGGQQAQGGQPGAPKPAPTFGNRPDFRNNTNNTANRPNFRNNKPGAPSGGPKEEPTEKEIQDQIKATLARLSGAGKSGKFAQRAKLRRQKRDDVAMSADEAAMEQELQSRVLKVTEFVTANELATMMDEPVTKIIATCMSLGMFVSINQRLDAETLTIVADEFGYEIQFVKPDDESDIVIEEEDTEEDLLPRAPVVTIMGHVDHGKTSLLDYIRKANVVAGEAGGITQHIGAYMVTTATGKQVTFLDTPGHEAFTAMRARGAKVADIAIIVVAADDAVMPQTKEAINHAQAAGVPLVFAFTKIDKPGANSDKIREQLSMMNILVEDWGGNFQSQEISGKSGLNVDLLLEKVLLEAELLDLKANPNKRATGSVIEATLDKGRGIVTTVLVQAGTLKVGDPILAGSYSGRVKALFNERGQKVDKAGPSVPVQVLGMQGAPTAGDKFNALESEVEAREIANKRLQLMREQGLRTQKHITLDEIGRRLAIGNFKELNLIVKGDVDGSIEALSDSLLKLSTEEIQINIISKAVGQISESDVLLASASDAIIIGFQVRPSSGARKLAEAEQIDIRLYSIIYDAINEIKAAMEGMLAPEFEEKITANVEIRETFKITKVGTIAGCMVLDGTITRNSKIRIVRDGVVVYTGELASLKRYKDDVKEVSRGYECGLNIHNFNNIEVGDIVEAYEQVEVKRKL is encoded by the coding sequence ATGTCAGACGACAAACCAATAATTTTATTTAAAGCAGTTAAGGAACTTAACGTAGGTATTGCTACGGCCGTTGAGTTTTTAGAAAAGAAAGGCTTTTCTGTTGAGAATAAACCCACTACTAAGCTCTCTCGCGACATGTATAATGCATTGTTGAAAGAGTTTCAGGGCGATAAAATCGTAAAAGAAGAAGCCAATCAAATCGTTATTGGTAAAATTCGTCGTGATGAGCCGGAAGTAACTGATAAAGTTGCGGAAGCACCTAGAAAAAATGTTGAATTTGAAAATGAGGGGATCTTAATTAAAAACCTTCATTCTTATACTCCTCCGGCTGAGAAGCCTAAGGAAGAAGCTCCTGCTGCTGAAAAAGTAGAAGAGAAAGCCGAAGAAGGTTCTTTACCTGGTGTGAAAATAGTAGGAAAGATCAATCTTGATGATTTAAATGCTAAAACACGCCCTGTTAAGAAAGAGGACGCTCCAGCACCGGAACCTAAGGCCGAAACGTCTGTAGTACCAGTAGCGCCAGTTGCTCCTGTTGAAAAAGCACCTGAGCCGGTTAAGGAAGTAGAGAAGCCGGTTGAACAGCCTGTTGCAGAAATAAAACCTGAACCTGTTAAGCCTGTGGAAACACCTAAAGCCGAAGAGCAGCCAAAACCTGCTGCCGAGGCACCAGCGGTTAAAGCTCCTGAGCCAGTAGTTACACCAAAAGTGACTCCTGAACCGCCAAAAGTTGAAAAGCCTGAAGAAACTGAAGTGATAAAAGCACGTTCGGTGAAACTTTCCGGCCCTAACATCATTGGAAAGATTACCTTGCCGGTAACGCCTGATCGTAAGTCACAGCCAGTAGCTTCTTCGGGAGAAAGTGCTGATGCGAAAAGAAAACGTAAACGCAAGAAAACTCCTGGTGGACATCCTGGCCAAGCTGGTCATGGACAACAACACGGTGGCGGTCAAAACCAGGGTGGCCAGCAAGCACAAGGCGGACAGCCGGGTGCGCCTAAACCTGCACCTACTTTTGGTAACAGACCTGATTTTAGAAACAACACTAACAATACAGCCAACAGGCCTAACTTTAGAAACAACAAACCGGGAGCTCCTTCTGGCGGACCTAAAGAAGAACCTACGGAAAAAGAAATACAAGATCAGATTAAAGCAACACTTGCTCGTTTAAGTGGAGCGGGTAAATCTGGTAAGTTTGCTCAGCGTGCAAAACTTCGTCGTCAGAAACGTGATGATGTAGCGATGTCTGCAGATGAGGCTGCAATGGAGCAGGAATTACAATCTCGTGTACTTAAAGTTACGGAGTTTGTAACGGCTAATGAATTGGCTACGATGATGGATGAGCCGGTTACAAAAATTATCGCGACTTGTATGAGTCTCGGTATGTTTGTATCGATCAACCAGCGTTTGGATGCTGAGACTTTAACCATTGTTGCTGATGAATTTGGTTACGAAATACAATTCGTTAAACCGGATGATGAAAGTGATATCGTTATTGAAGAAGAGGATACTGAAGAAGATTTATTGCCAAGAGCACCTGTTGTAACCATTATGGGACACGTGGATCATGGTAAGACCTCATTGCTGGATTATATCCGTAAAGCGAATGTGGTTGCAGGTGAGGCCGGGGGTATTACCCAGCACATTGGAGCTTATATGGTAACTACGGCAACAGGCAAACAAGTTACCTTCCTGGATACACCGGGGCACGAGGCCTTTACGGCGATGCGTGCTCGTGGTGCCAAGGTTGCGGATATTGCAATTATCGTTGTTGCTGCGGATGATGCGGTAATGCCTCAAACAAAAGAGGCGATTAACCACGCGCAGGCTGCAGGAGTACCTTTGGTATTTGCTTTCACAAAAATTGATAAACCGGGTGCAAACTCAGATAAAATACGTGAACAGCTATCTATGATGAATATCCTGGTTGAGGATTGGGGAGGTAACTTCCAGTCGCAGGAGATTTCGGGTAAGAGCGGTTTAAATGTAGACTTACTATTGGAAAAAGTTTTATTAGAGGCTGAATTATTAGACCTTAAAGCTAATCCTAATAAGCGTGCTACGGGTAGTGTAATTGAGGCTACGCTTGATAAAGGACGTGGTATTGTAACTACTGTTCTTGTACAAGCCGGTACTTTAAAGGTGGGTGATCCTATTCTTGCTGGTAGCTACAGCGGACGTGTTAAAGCGTTATTTAACGAACGCGGACAAAAAGTAGATAAAGCAGGCCCATCGGTACCGGTACAGGTATTGGGTATGCAAGGTGCACCTACTGCAGGGGATAAATTCAATGCACTGGAAAGTGAAGTTGAAGCTAGAGAGATTGCCAATAAACGTTTACAGTTGATGCGTGAGCAAGGGCTTCGTACTCAGAAACACATCACGTTGGATGAGATTGGTCGTCGTTTGGCTATCGGTAACTTTAAAGAGCTTAACTTAATCGTTAAGGGTGATGTGGATGGTTCTATCGAGGCATTATCTGACTCATTATTGAAATTATCTACTGAGGAGATCCAAATCAACATTATTAGTAAAGCTGTAGGTCAGATCTCTGAATCTGATGTATTGTTAGCTTCTGCTTCTGATGCGATCATCATCGGTTTCCAGGTTCGTCCTTCTTCTGGAGCGCGTAAACTGGCCGAGGCTGAGCAGATCGATATCCGCTTATATTCTATCATCTATGATGCGATCAACGAGATCAAAGCTGCGATGGAGGGTATGTTGGCTCCTGAGTTTGAAGAGAAGATCACTGCTAATGTTGAGATCAGAGAAACCTTTAAAATCACTAAGGTTGGTACTATTGCCGGCTGTATGGTATTGGATGGTACGATTACTCGTAACAGTAAGATCCGTATCGTTAGAGATGGTGTGGTCGTTTACACAGGTGAGCTTGCTTCGTTGAAACGTTATAAAGATGACGTGAAAGAGGTATCAAGAGGTTACGAGTGCGGATTGAACATCCATAACTTCAATAACATTGAAGTTGGCGATATTGTTGAAGCTTACGAACAAGTCGAAGTAAAAAGGAAGTTGTAA